In one window of Onychomys torridus chromosome 5, mOncTor1.1, whole genome shotgun sequence DNA:
- the LOC118583855 gene encoding glycophorin-A-like: MQETVTTQASTSGYQEEYSTSLPDLGITVTPFDMSLGNRSVTPEAPILTAPNGTELGRIKHPFSEPVTIAIVLGVIAGIVGTILLFYYLVSLVTKVISAYKSI; this comes from the exons ATGCAGGAGACTGTAACCACTCAGGCGTCGACATCAG GTTACCAAGAAGAATATTCGACATCATTGCCAGACTTAG GTATCACTGTCACACCATTTGACATGTCCCTTGGTAACCGGTCTGTCACTCCTGAAGCCCCCATCCTCACAGCACCGAATGGTACAG aacTGGGAAGAATCAAACACCCTTTTTCCGAGCCAG TGACAATAGCCATTGTTTTGGGGGTGATCGCTGGCATCGTTGGAACTATCCTTCTCTTTTATTACTTAGTCAGCCTAGTAACTAAG GTGATTTCTGCATATAAATCTATTTGA